A region of Ficedula albicollis isolate OC2 chromosome 10, FicAlb1.5, whole genome shotgun sequence DNA encodes the following proteins:
- the RORA gene encoding nuclear receptor ROR-alpha isoform X2: MRYQKFRAQIEIIPCKICGDKSSGIHYGVITCEGCKGFFRRSQQSNATYSCPRQKNCLIDRTSRNRCQHCRLQKCLAVGMSRDAVKFGRMSKKQRDSLYAEVQKHRMQQQQRDHQQQPGEAEPLTPTYNITTNGLTELHDDLSNYIDGHTPEGSKADSAVSSFYLDIQPSPDQSGLDINGIKPEPICDYTPASGFFPYCSFTNGETSPTVSMAELEHLAQNISKSHMETCQYLREELQQITWQTFLQEEIENYQNKQREVMWQLCAVKITEAIQYVVEFAKRIDGFMELCQNDQIVLLKAGSLEVVFIRMCRAFDSQNNTVYFDGKYASPEVFKSLGCEDFISFVFEFGKSLCSMHLTEDEIALFSAFVLMSADRSWLQEKVKIEKLQQKIQLALQHVLQKNHREDGILTKLICKVSTLRALCGRHTEKLMAFKAIYPDIVRLHFPPLYKELFTSEFEPAMQIDG; encoded by the exons CTCAAATTGAAATTATTCCATGCAAGATCTGTGGAGACAAATCATCAGGAATCCATTATGGTGTCATTACATGTGAAGGCTGCAAG GGGTTTTTCAGGAGGAGTCAGCAGAGCAATGCCACGTACTCGTGTCCTCGGCAGAAGAACTGTCTGATCGACCGGACCAGCCGGAACCGCTGCCAGCACTGCCGCTTACAGAAATGCCTTGCTGTGGGGATGTCTCGGGACG CTGTAAAGTTTGGTCGAATGTCAAAGAAGCAGAGGGACAGCCTGTACGCCGAGGTGCAGAAACACcgaatgcagcagcagcagcgggatcaccagcagcagccaggagaggcagagccaCTCACACCAACATACAATATCACCACCAATGGCTTAACAGAGCTACATGACGACCTCAGTAATTACATTGATGGGCATACCCCTGAAGGTAGCAAAGCAGACTCTGCAGTTAGCAGCTTCTACTTAGACATACAGCCTTCTCCAGATCAGTCGGGTCTTGATATTAATGGAATCAAACCAGAACCAATATGTGACTACACACCAGCATCGGGCTTCTTCCCTTATTGTTCTTTTACAAATGGGGAGACCTCTCCAACTGTGTCCATGGCAGAATTAG AACATCTTGCACAGAATATTTCCAAGTCACACATGGAAACTTGCCAGTACTTGAGAGAGGAGTTACAGCAGATAACATGGCAAACTTTCCTGCAGGAAGAAATCGAGAACTATCAGAACAAG CAAAGGGAGGTAATGTGGCAGTTATGTGCAGTCAAAATCACAGAAGCTATCCAGTACGTAGTGGAATTTGCCAAACGCATCGATGGCTTTATGGAACTGTGTCAAAATGATCAAattgtgcttttaaaagcag GGTCTTTAGAGGTTGTGTTCATCAGAATGTGCCGTGCCTTTGACTCCCAGAACAACACAGTCTACTTTGATGGCAAGTATGCTAGCCCAGAGGTTTTCAAGTCCTTAG GTTGTGAAGACTTCATTAGCTTTGTGTTTGAATTTGGAAAAAGTTTATGTTCTATGCACTTGACAGAAGATGAGATAGCTTTGTTTTCTGCGTTTGTTTTAATGTCAGCAG ATCGCTCATGGCTCCAGGAGAAAGTAAAAATTGAGAAACTCCAACAGAAGATCCAGCTAGCACTTCAGCATGTCCTACAGAAGAACCACCGGGAAGATGGAATTCTAACAAAG TTAATATGCAAAGTGTCTACTTTAAGAGCACTGTGTGGACGACATACAGAAAAGCTTATGGCATTTAAAGCAATATACCCAGACATTGTGCGACTTCATTTTCCTCCACTTTACAAGGAGTTGTTCACTTCAGAGTTTGAGCCAGCAATGCAAATTGATGGGTAA